A stretch of the uncultured Trichococcus sp. genome encodes the following:
- a CDS encoding DUF6171 family protein: MTCKGCERHNQMMEMDIESAIDEQLSMELNHASKKLRDQRLAVCNVCPALSEHTCQHCGCFVRFRASLQDKRCPLGKW; the protein is encoded by the coding sequence ATGACCTGCAAAGGCTGCGAACGCCACAACCAGATGATGGAGATGGATATCGAGAGCGCTATTGATGAACAGTTGTCGATGGAGCTGAACCACGCTTCCAAAAAACTGCGGGACCAGCGGCTGGCGGTCTGCAATGTGTGCCCTGCACTTTCGGAGCATACCTGCCAGCATTGCGGCTGCTTCGTGCGCTTCCGTGCCAGTCTGCAGGACAAACGCTGCCCTTTGGGTAAGTGGTAA
- a CDS encoding aldo/keto reductase family protein, which translates to MKYRNLGKSGLRVSEIALGSWLTYGKSVADQAAEQCIRTAYEAGINFFDTANVYEKGAAETVLGKVLKDYRRSSLVVASKVYFPMGEGPNDRGLSRKHIIESCDASLKRLGMDYLDLYQCHRYDPSVPMEETLWALDDLQRQGKILYAGVSEWPADKIQEAHKLATQHNFRPLVSNQPIYNMIERYIEVDVLPVSVANGMGQIVFSPLGQGILTGKYKSGKQVPEGSRAANSKLNSTMQKYLENESLLEAVGEIEALAHELEITMPQLALAWILRQPGVSSAIIGASRPEQIEDNIKAVDVELTDELLLGINQILLKVSSFKPRS; encoded by the coding sequence ATGAAATACCGGAATCTAGGGAAAAGTGGTTTGCGCGTCAGCGAAATTGCACTGGGCAGTTGGTTGACGTACGGAAAATCAGTAGCGGACCAGGCAGCGGAGCAATGCATCCGGACTGCGTATGAAGCAGGCATCAACTTTTTCGACACAGCCAATGTTTATGAAAAGGGTGCTGCCGAAACAGTGCTCGGAAAAGTGCTGAAGGACTATCGGCGTTCCAGTTTGGTCGTCGCCAGCAAAGTCTATTTCCCGATGGGGGAGGGTCCGAATGATCGGGGCTTGTCGCGCAAGCACATCATCGAATCCTGCGACGCCAGCCTGAAACGCCTGGGCATGGATTACCTCGACCTCTATCAATGCCACCGCTACGACCCGAGCGTACCGATGGAGGAAACGCTCTGGGCACTCGATGATCTGCAGCGTCAAGGCAAAATCCTTTATGCCGGCGTCAGCGAATGGCCAGCCGACAAAATCCAGGAAGCCCACAAGCTCGCAACGCAGCATAACTTCCGGCCGCTCGTTTCCAACCAACCGATCTACAATATGATTGAGCGCTACATCGAAGTCGATGTGCTGCCCGTCTCCGTCGCCAACGGCATGGGGCAAATCGTCTTTTCCCCATTGGGACAAGGCATCCTGACCGGCAAGTACAAATCCGGAAAACAAGTTCCGGAAGGCAGCCGTGCCGCCAACAGCAAGCTGAACAGCACGATGCAAAAATATCTGGAAAACGAGTCCCTGTTGGAAGCTGTCGGGGAAATCGAAGCGCTTGCGCATGAGTTGGAAATAACCATGCCGCAACTGGCTTTGGCCTGGATTCTGCGCCAACCCGGCGTCAGCTCCGCCATCATCGGCGCCAGCCGTCCGGAACAGATCGAGGATAACATCAAAGCTGTGGATGTCGAATTGACGGACGAACTGTTGCTTGGCATCAACCAAATTTTGTTGAAAGTGAGCAGCTTCAAACCAAGAAGCTGA
- a CDS encoding alpha-galactosidase gives MFKNYAETPPKGWNSWDSFGASVTEEEVLGNAEVMAKSLRDYGWEYVVVDIQWYEPLADSCAYHPFTELRQDEYSRLIPAENRFPSSRGGLGFKPLADAVHAMGLKFGIHIMRGIPRQAVHGNSPILGTQKTARDIADENSICPWNTDMYGVDASKEGAQAYYDSLLALYASWGVDFLKVDDIADSKLYGTHTGEIELIRKAIDRCGRPMVLSLSPGPAPIESGTFFQRYANMWRLTDDLWDNWDQLYDMFGRCGKWSAFVGAGTWPDCDMLPLGRIGTRTVAGGSEARMTRFTKDEQRSLMTLWSIFRSPLMFGGDLRKLDDWTHALLTEPYLIDAHQNGCDAREVYRKDDLVIWVSASDARKYVACFNLADRPAGLPAAALKWVQSLGGEMHEVWANRAVSVADAETAFIAPHGVVLYVSK, from the coding sequence ATGTTTAAAAACTACGCAGAAACACCACCAAAAGGTTGGAACAGCTGGGATTCTTTCGGAGCCAGCGTGACGGAAGAGGAAGTATTGGGCAATGCCGAAGTGATGGCGAAAAGTTTGAGGGATTATGGTTGGGAATACGTTGTCGTGGACATCCAGTGGTATGAACCTCTCGCTGATTCCTGCGCCTATCATCCGTTCACCGAACTTCGTCAGGATGAATACAGCCGGCTGATCCCTGCCGAAAACCGATTCCCTTCGAGCAGAGGAGGACTAGGGTTCAAACCATTGGCGGATGCGGTCCACGCAATGGGTCTGAAATTCGGCATCCATATCATGCGCGGCATCCCGAGGCAGGCTGTGCATGGCAATAGCCCGATTTTGGGTACGCAAAAAACGGCCCGGGACATTGCGGATGAAAATTCCATCTGCCCGTGGAACACGGATATGTACGGAGTGGATGCATCGAAAGAAGGCGCACAAGCTTATTATGATTCGCTGCTGGCTCTGTACGCTTCCTGGGGAGTCGACTTCCTGAAAGTCGATGACATCGCCGATTCGAAATTATACGGAACCCACACAGGCGAAATCGAACTGATCCGGAAAGCCATCGACCGCTGCGGCAGGCCGATGGTGTTGAGCCTCTCACCGGGACCCGCCCCGATCGAATCGGGCACCTTTTTCCAACGGTATGCCAATATGTGGCGGCTGACGGACGATCTGTGGGACAACTGGGATCAGCTGTATGACATGTTCGGACGCTGCGGGAAGTGGTCGGCTTTTGTCGGTGCCGGCACTTGGCCGGATTGCGACATGCTGCCGTTGGGCCGTATCGGCACCCGGACCGTTGCTGGCGGATCCGAAGCGCGCATGACCAGGTTCACGAAGGATGAACAGCGCTCCTTGATGACGCTGTGGTCGATTTTCCGATCGCCGCTTATGTTCGGCGGCGATCTGCGGAAGTTGGATGATTGGACGCATGCGTTGTTGACCGAGCCTTACCTGATCGATGCACATCAGAACGGGTGCGATGCAAGGGAAGTGTACCGGAAGGACGATTTGGTGATCTGGGTTTCGGCAAGTGACGCCAGGAAATATGTCGCTTGCTTCAATCTTGCGGATCGTCCGGCAGGTTTGCCTGCTGCCGCTTTGAAATGGGTGCAGTCCCTCGGCGGAGAGATGCATGAGGTTTGGGCAAACAGGGCGGTATCGGTGGCGGATGCGGAAACGGCTTTTATCGCTCCGCACGGCGTTGTTCTCTATGTTTCCAAGTAA
- a CDS encoding beta-L-arabinofuranosidase domain-containing protein: protein MKKTLLQQHPRVTVSDSFWLKYRQLVKEEMIPFQWDVLNDRGNIVIESEREDATIPTEKSHVIENFRIAAGQKEGHHYGWLFQDSDLYKWIEAAANTIALEKDEALVAQVEETIDLLEAAQDDDGYLSTYYQIDAPHLKFRRLFESHELYCIGHLIEAAIAYKEATGSGRLLQIADKAIACIEAHFGKTEGKIDGSDGHQEIELALVRLYELTGNRKYLELSSYFLEVRGQNPNFFAGQLEENDRLGLQQGTKPIINTVYYQADKPVIEQDTARGHAVRLVYMAQAMAGTGHHKQDEKLIGAAKKIWDNIVQKRMYVTGGIGSTVRGEAFTYDYDLPNDLMYCETCAAIGLLNFSNELLKTETDSRYADIMEKVLYNGIISGMALDGKHFFYVNPLEVDPQASAENPDKSHVKATRPSWFGCACCPPNLARTLPAVGRYAFTQKEDEVLLNLFIDSELAGEQAGEPYTIRQKHTVSETCRTVIAVEKASSEQLRLGIRIPYWAENPVLIVDGEETVAEISNGYTYLTVISESTAIELSYTIAINELEAHPLVKADKGKVALQRGPFVYCLEEEDNGKQLHLLALTGAIRPRFRSDKLLGDIVCLEAEGELHVMEDEWQGKLYRVRQKPRTVPKKLTFIPYYSWGNRSLGELQVWVDKEDKHV, encoded by the coding sequence ATGAAAAAAACATTGCTGCAGCAACACCCGAGAGTGACAGTATCAGACAGCTTCTGGCTGAAGTACAGGCAACTGGTAAAAGAGGAAATGATTCCTTTCCAATGGGATGTCCTGAACGACAGAGGGAACATCGTCATCGAAAGCGAAAGGGAGGATGCGACCATCCCGACGGAAAAAAGCCATGTGATCGAAAATTTCAGGATTGCGGCTGGACAGAAGGAAGGACACCATTACGGCTGGCTTTTCCAGGACAGCGATCTGTACAAATGGATCGAAGCGGCAGCCAACACAATCGCGTTGGAAAAGGATGAAGCTCTGGTCGCCCAAGTGGAGGAAACGATCGATCTCTTGGAAGCGGCGCAGGACGATGACGGGTATTTGAGTACCTATTATCAGATCGATGCCCCGCACCTGAAGTTCAGAAGGTTGTTCGAAAGCCATGAACTGTACTGCATCGGTCATCTGATCGAAGCCGCCATCGCTTATAAGGAAGCGACCGGTTCCGGTCGGCTGCTTCAGATTGCCGACAAAGCGATCGCCTGCATCGAAGCGCATTTCGGCAAAACGGAAGGGAAAATCGACGGCAGCGATGGCCACCAGGAAATCGAACTTGCGCTTGTGCGGCTGTACGAGTTGACGGGCAACCGGAAATACTTGGAATTGAGCAGCTACTTCCTGGAGGTACGCGGACAGAATCCGAATTTCTTTGCGGGCCAACTGGAAGAGAATGACCGCTTGGGATTGCAGCAAGGAACTAAACCCATCATCAATACCGTCTACTATCAAGCGGATAAACCGGTCATCGAGCAGGATACGGCCAGAGGGCATGCCGTACGGTTGGTCTATATGGCACAGGCGATGGCGGGTACCGGGCATCACAAACAAGATGAAAAGCTGATCGGCGCCGCAAAAAAAATCTGGGACAACATCGTCCAAAAACGCATGTACGTCACAGGCGGCATCGGTTCGACCGTACGCGGGGAAGCCTTCACTTATGATTATGATTTGCCGAACGATCTGATGTACTGCGAAACATGCGCGGCAATCGGGCTATTGAATTTTTCGAACGAATTGCTGAAGACCGAAACCGACAGCCGCTATGCGGACATCATGGAAAAGGTGCTCTATAACGGCATCATCAGCGGCATGGCCCTGGACGGGAAACACTTCTTTTACGTCAATCCGTTGGAGGTGGATCCCCAAGCGAGCGCCGAGAATCCGGATAAGAGCCATGTGAAGGCGACGCGGCCTTCCTGGTTCGGCTGCGCCTGCTGTCCGCCGAACTTGGCGCGCACGCTGCCCGCTGTCGGGAGATACGCCTTCACGCAAAAGGAAGATGAAGTGCTGCTGAATCTGTTCATCGACAGCGAACTGGCCGGGGAGCAAGCTGGTGAACCTTACACAATTCGGCAAAAGCATACGGTATCGGAAACGTGCCGGACCGTAATCGCAGTTGAAAAAGCATCCTCCGAACAGCTGCGTTTGGGCATCCGCATCCCTTATTGGGCGGAAAATCCGGTTTTGATTGTGGACGGGGAAGAAACGGTTGCCGAAATCAGCAATGGCTACACCTACCTGACCGTAATCTCCGAATCAACGGCAATCGAATTAAGCTACACCATCGCCATCAACGAGCTAGAGGCGCATCCGCTTGTCAAAGCGGATAAGGGCAAAGTCGCCCTGCAACGAGGACCCTTCGTTTACTGTCTGGAAGAAGAGGACAACGGGAAACAGCTGCATCTGCTGGCACTTACCGGAGCGATCCGGCCGCGTTTCCGATCGGATAAGCTGCTCGGCGATATCGTCTGTCTGGAAGCAGAAGGAGAGCTGCACGTGATGGAGGATGAATGGCAGGGCAAGCTGTACCGCGTCCGCCAGAAACCGCGGACCGTTCCCAAAAAACTGACGTTCATCCCTTACTACAGTTGGGGAAATCGGTCTTTGGGGGAGCTGCAGGTATGGGTCGATAAGGAGGACAAGCATGTTTAA
- a CDS encoding glycoside hydrolase family 43 protein yields the protein MTTYKKPIVIERADPWVYKHTDGYYYFTGSVPGYQEIEVRRAKSLNELENGERASVWHAHATGPMSSLIWAPEIHLIQGRWYIYFAAAGTDEVAKGTFQHRMYVLECDGENPLTGKWIEKGQVKTAFESFSLDATVFELGNKLYYVWAQKDPAIPGNSNLYISEMQNPWTLCGKQTLLSIPEHDWEKTGFLVNEGPAVIIRNGKVFITYSGSATDENYCMGLLWADAGSNLLDGYNWHKLAEPVFRSSATNQLFGPGHNSFTRSEDGESDVLIYHARPKIVTEGDPLDVPDRHAHAQVFSWSDDGFPIFGEPGTNND from the coding sequence ATGACAACTTACAAAAAACCCATTGTGATCGAAAGAGCGGATCCATGGGTCTACAAACATACGGACGGTTATTATTATTTCACCGGCTCGGTGCCGGGCTATCAGGAGATCGAAGTGCGCCGCGCGAAGAGCCTGAACGAGCTTGAAAACGGCGAACGCGCCAGCGTTTGGCACGCGCATGCAACAGGTCCGATGAGCAGCCTGATCTGGGCGCCGGAAATCCATCTGATCCAAGGGCGCTGGTACATCTATTTCGCCGCGGCGGGAACGGATGAGGTCGCCAAAGGCACGTTCCAGCACCGCATGTACGTACTGGAGTGCGACGGAGAAAACCCGTTGACCGGCAAATGGATCGAAAAAGGCCAAGTCAAAACGGCCTTCGAAAGTTTCAGCCTGGATGCGACGGTATTTGAATTGGGAAACAAGCTCTATTATGTCTGGGCTCAGAAAGACCCGGCCATCCCGGGCAATTCCAATCTCTACATTTCCGAGATGCAGAACCCGTGGACACTCTGCGGCAAGCAGACGCTCCTGAGCATCCCGGAACACGATTGGGAAAAAACGGGCTTCCTGGTGAACGAAGGGCCGGCGGTCATCATCCGCAACGGCAAAGTCTTCATCACTTATTCCGGTAGCGCAACCGATGAAAATTATTGCATGGGCCTGTTATGGGCGGATGCCGGAAGCAATCTGCTGGACGGCTACAACTGGCACAAATTGGCTGAACCGGTCTTCCGGAGTTCCGCCACAAACCAGCTGTTCGGGCCGGGCCACAACAGCTTCACGCGCAGCGAAGACGGTGAAAGTGATGTGCTGATCTACCACGCGCGTCCGAAAATCGTGACGGAGGGCGATCCATTGGACGTGCCTGACCGCCATGCGCATGCGCAAGTGTTCAGTTGGAGCGATGACGGGTTTCCGATTTTCGGTGAACCCGGAACAAACAATGACTAG
- a CDS encoding glycoside hydrolase family 43 protein — MRKKILFSLSAVALLAGCGEEAKNTAAEPNQVVSLNKNFKEASVHDPSIIFAEDQYYVIGSHLAFAKSPDLMNWDQLATSVSTSELFEDVTVSLAESFEYARTDTLWASDITQLKDGKYYLYYCFCEGSSPQSTLGVAVSDSIEGPYEDKGIFLTSGTESVTGAAFDATEEPNVIDPHVFYDEEDRLWMVYGSYSGGIFILEMDSATGFPKENQDYGKKLLGGNHSRIEAPYILYNKDTEYYYLFLSFGGLDASGGYNIRVARSKNPDGPYEDASGNAMIDAKGETGSFFDDEAIADYGTKLIGNFEITNEQNIPVGGYMSPGHNSAYYDEVEDKYYIIFHARFPNKGEHNEVRVHQLFFNSEGWPVIAPMRYAGESLTALETEEIAGDYRFYKMDNAIDAEYEEELALTLTTAHLAYGQGGGYWKGSELPNESSLVVNFTEYKGYFVRQWDEVNGVETTTFSGMSAEGEALFGIKKTEN; from the coding sequence GTGCGGAAAAAAATATTGTTTAGTTTGTCGGCGGTGGCATTATTGGCCGGCTGCGGGGAAGAAGCAAAGAATACGGCAGCGGAACCGAATCAAGTGGTCAGCTTGAATAAAAATTTCAAGGAAGCCTCCGTCCATGATCCGTCCATCATTTTTGCGGAGGATCAATACTATGTCATCGGGTCTCATCTGGCATTCGCGAAGAGTCCGGACTTGATGAACTGGGACCAACTGGCGACAAGTGTTTCGACGAGCGAGTTGTTCGAGGACGTCACCGTGTCGTTGGCGGAAAGTTTCGAGTATGCCAGAACGGATACGCTCTGGGCAAGCGACATAACCCAACTGAAGGATGGGAAATACTATCTTTACTATTGTTTCTGCGAAGGCAGCAGCCCACAGTCGACCCTGGGAGTGGCAGTGTCGGATTCGATCGAAGGTCCCTACGAAGACAAAGGTATCTTTTTGACATCAGGAACGGAGAGCGTGACCGGTGCAGCATTCGATGCGACGGAAGAGCCGAACGTCATTGATCCCCACGTTTTTTATGATGAAGAAGATAGGCTGTGGATGGTTTATGGATCCTACTCGGGAGGTATTTTTATACTTGAGATGGACTCCGCAACCGGTTTTCCGAAAGAAAATCAAGACTACGGCAAAAAGTTGTTGGGCGGCAACCACAGCCGGATCGAAGCCCCTTATATTCTGTACAACAAAGACACGGAGTATTATTACCTGTTCTTGTCCTTTGGCGGATTGGATGCAAGCGGCGGCTACAACATCAGGGTTGCGCGGTCGAAGAATCCCGATGGGCCGTATGAGGATGCAAGCGGAAACGCGATGATCGATGCCAAAGGTGAAACAGGCAGCTTCTTCGATGATGAGGCGATAGCAGACTACGGAACCAAGCTTATCGGCAATTTTGAGATCACGAATGAACAGAATATCCCGGTGGGTGGCTATATGTCGCCTGGGCATAATTCAGCCTATTACGATGAAGTTGAGGATAAGTACTACATCATTTTCCACGCGCGCTTTCCGAATAAGGGCGAGCATAATGAAGTGCGGGTCCATCAATTATTCTTCAATTCAGAGGGGTGGCCGGTGATTGCGCCGATGAGATATGCCGGGGAGTCTCTCACCGCTTTGGAAACAGAGGAGATAGCAGGAGATTACCGCTTCTACAAAATGGATAATGCAATCGATGCCGAATATGAAGAGGAACTCGCGCTGACGTTGACTACTGCGCATCTTGCCTACGGTCAAGGCGGAGGTTATTGGAAAGGTTCGGAATTGCCGAACGAATCCAGCTTGGTCGTGAATTTCACCGAATACAAAGGCTATTTCGTCAGACAGTGGGATGAAGTGAACGGAGTCGAAACGACGACTTTTTCAGGCATGTCCGCTGAAGGAGAAGCCCTGTTCGGTATCAAAAAAACAGAAAATTAG
- a CDS encoding aldo/keto reductase — protein MTNIDEHSLESLRKENANRMVVLPDGSVMPQVGQGTWYLGEDPAKRQEEIEALRLGVQLGMTLIDTAEMYGDGKSERLVGEAIRGIRDQVYLVSKVYPHRASRNEILAACAESLRRLDTDHLDLYLLHWRGDVSLSQTIAGMEQLKAEGKIGRWGVSNFDVHDMQDLLSMEKGNQCQVNQVLYHLGSRGIEYDLLKWQREHNIPIMAYSPLAQGGRLRGQLLESEEVQSIAKKHGVKAIQIILAWCLIHPDVAAIPRSSNPDHTYLNAQASQIRLDDEDLQLLDGRFPAPTFKTALDIL, from the coding sequence ATGACGAACATAGATGAACACAGCTTGGAGTCTCTGCGGAAAGAGAATGCCAATCGGATGGTAGTGTTGCCGGACGGCAGCGTCATGCCGCAAGTTGGGCAAGGAACGTGGTACTTGGGTGAGGATCCTGCAAAAAGACAAGAGGAGATCGAGGCTCTTCGTTTAGGCGTGCAACTAGGCATGACCCTTATCGATACAGCTGAAATGTACGGGGACGGGAAGTCGGAGCGCTTGGTGGGGGAAGCGATCAGAGGCATCCGCGACCAAGTCTATCTTGTTTCCAAAGTGTACCCTCATCGGGCGAGCCGGAATGAGATTTTGGCTGCTTGTGCCGAAAGTTTGCGTCGATTGGACACGGACCACTTGGATCTTTATTTGTTGCATTGGCGCGGCGATGTGTCGCTGTCGCAAACGATAGCCGGGATGGAACAGTTGAAGGCGGAAGGGAAAATCGGCAGATGGGGTGTTTCCAACTTCGACGTCCACGATATGCAGGATCTTCTGTCGATGGAAAAAGGGAACCAGTGCCAAGTGAATCAAGTTTTGTATCATTTGGGCTCACGCGGGATAGAGTACGATCTGCTGAAATGGCAGCGCGAGCACAATATTCCGATCATGGCCTACTCGCCATTAGCCCAGGGAGGAAGGTTGCGCGGGCAACTGTTGGAGAGCGAAGAAGTGCAGAGCATCGCCAAAAAACACGGAGTCAAAGCGATCCAGATCATTTTGGCATGGTGCCTCATCCATCCGGACGTTGCAGCGATACCGCGCTCTTCCAACCCTGACCACACGTATCTCAATGCCCAGGCATCCCAAATCAGGCTGGATGATGAAGATCTGCAGCTACTGGACGGAAGGTTCCCGGCACCCACTTTCAAAACAGCGCTGGATATCCTTTGA
- a CDS encoding alpha-L-arabinofuranosidase C-terminal domain-containing protein, whose product MQVTLNREKGKISRYIYGQFAEHLGRCIYEGVWVGADSEIPNVNGIRQDVVEALKAIQVPVIRWPGGCFADEYHWKDGIGPTEERATIVNTHWGGVTENNHFGTHEFFELCKQVGAEAYINGNVGSGTVQEMQEWVEYMTMDGISPMSKLRRENGQDEPWKVKFFGVGNESWGCGGNMRPEYYADLYRRYQTYVRQYTKEPLYKIACGPNIDDYNWMDVLMKHAAPFMDGISLHHYALASVWEDKRPALGFPEKEWFSLIDSALKMDELITRHSTIMDKYDPDKRIGLIVDEWGSWLAVEPGTNPGFLYQQNTIRDAMIASLTLNIFHKHAERVQMANIAQMVNVLQAMILTEGAEMIKTPTYHVFDLYKNHQDAILVDADGAVSGTTSYTVSKKDGVMTASFCNYSLTDAETITLSLIDGAFGEVTAEGIFGNKTDDHNSFENPEVVAKQAFTDFSVDGNEVTITLPPMSVVSLYAKEN is encoded by the coding sequence ATACAAGTAACTTTGAACAGGGAAAAAGGAAAAATCAGCCGTTATATATATGGTCAATTTGCGGAGCATCTGGGCAGATGCATCTATGAAGGTGTATGGGTAGGAGCCGATTCGGAAATCCCGAACGTCAATGGCATCAGGCAAGATGTTGTGGAGGCACTGAAAGCCATTCAAGTTCCGGTCATCCGCTGGCCGGGCGGTTGTTTTGCGGACGAGTACCACTGGAAAGACGGTATCGGTCCTACCGAAGAGCGCGCCACGATCGTGAATACGCACTGGGGCGGCGTGACGGAAAATAATCATTTCGGTACGCATGAGTTTTTTGAATTATGCAAACAGGTCGGGGCGGAAGCCTATATCAACGGTAACGTCGGCAGCGGCACGGTCCAGGAAATGCAGGAATGGGTCGAATACATGACGATGGACGGCATTTCGCCGATGTCGAAATTGCGTCGCGAAAATGGCCAGGATGAGCCGTGGAAAGTCAAATTCTTCGGCGTCGGCAATGAGAGCTGGGGCTGCGGCGGCAACATGCGCCCGGAATACTACGCCGATCTGTACCGCCGATATCAAACCTACGTCAGACAATACACGAAAGAGCCACTTTACAAAATCGCCTGCGGTCCGAACATCGACGATTACAACTGGATGGACGTACTGATGAAGCATGCGGCACCGTTCATGGACGGCATCAGCCTGCACCATTATGCGCTGGCTTCCGTATGGGAAGACAAGCGCCCGGCATTGGGATTCCCTGAAAAAGAATGGTTCTCGCTGATCGACAGCGCTTTGAAGATGGATGAATTGATCACGCGCCATAGCACGATCATGGACAAATACGACCCTGACAAGCGGATCGGTCTGATTGTGGATGAATGGGGTTCCTGGCTGGCTGTGGAACCGGGCACGAACCCAGGTTTCCTGTACCAACAGAACACGATCCGGGACGCGATGATCGCAAGTTTGACTCTGAATATTTTCCATAAGCATGCAGAGCGCGTGCAGATGGCGAACATTGCCCAAATGGTCAATGTGCTGCAGGCCATGATTCTGACTGAAGGCGCAGAAATGATCAAGACCCCAACCTACCATGTTTTCGATCTCTACAAAAATCACCAGGATGCCATCCTTGTGGACGCGGATGGCGCCGTTTCCGGCACGACCAGTTACACGGTATCCAAAAAAGACGGCGTCATGACGGCATCCTTCTGCAACTACAGCTTGACCGATGCGGAAACCATTACGTTGAGCCTTATCGACGGCGCATTCGGGGAAGTGACAGCAGAAGGGATTTTCGGAAACAAGACGGATGATCATAACTCGTTCGAAAATCCTGAAGTCGTTGCAAAACAAGCATTCACTGATTTCTCAGTTGATGGCAATGAAGTGACGATCACCTTGCCGCCGATGAGTGTTGTTTCCCTATACGCAAAGGAAAACTGA
- the aroD gene encoding type I 3-dehydroquinate dehydratase produces MRHGGDTPVKTVQVKDVVFNEGRPKICVPLVGKTKHEIIAEVKRLETVAFDLAELRIDFFEDVEQPERVAALLAEINSLYKKPLLFTFRTKKEGGERELSLDRYFELNRFAIRSGLVDLVDLELFSSEAEVIDLIAEAKEKNVKVVLSSHDFFKTPPKEEIVARLVKMQQIGADITKIAVMPQSEEDVLTLLAATLEMKKAKADRPCITMSMGKYGVISRLVGELFGSCLTFAAAKEVSAPGQVSVRDVRSILDILALD; encoded by the coding sequence ATGCGCCATGGAGGGGATACACCAGTGAAAACCGTTCAAGTGAAAGATGTCGTCTTCAACGAAGGCAGACCGAAAATCTGCGTGCCGTTGGTTGGGAAAACAAAACATGAAATCATTGCTGAAGTCAAAAGGCTGGAAACCGTCGCTTTCGATCTGGCGGAGTTGCGCATCGATTTTTTCGAAGATGTGGAGCAGCCTGAACGGGTCGCGGCATTGTTGGCTGAAATCAACAGCCTCTACAAAAAGCCGTTGCTGTTCACGTTCCGCACCAAAAAAGAGGGCGGAGAGCGCGAATTGAGCTTGGATCGCTATTTTGAACTGAACCGTTTCGCGATCCGGAGCGGGTTGGTGGACTTGGTCGATCTCGAACTGTTCAGTTCTGAAGCAGAGGTGATTGATTTGATTGCCGAAGCGAAAGAAAAAAACGTGAAAGTCGTTCTGTCGAGCCACGATTTCTTCAAGACACCACCTAAAGAGGAAATCGTCGCGAGATTGGTGAAGATGCAGCAAATCGGAGCGGATATCACGAAGATTGCGGTCATGCCGCAAAGCGAGGAAGATGTGCTGACGCTGCTGGCAGCGACGTTGGAAATGAAAAAAGCGAAAGCTGACCGCCCTTGCATCACGATGTCGATGGGGAAATACGGCGTCATTTCGCGTTTGGTTGGAGAACTTTTCGGTTCCTGCCTGACTTTTGCGGCGGCCAAAGAGGTTTCCGCACCCGGTCAGGTGTCTGTCCGCGATGTCCGGTCCATCCTGGATATTTTAGCGTTGGATTGA